The following are from one region of the Pygocentrus nattereri isolate fPygNat1 chromosome 20, fPygNat1.pri, whole genome shotgun sequence genome:
- the LOC108440715 gene encoding major histocompatibility complex class I-related gene protein-like isoform X1 → MKSLLLLIFTLHRASAANHSLDYLFIGITPGASFPEFTAVAQVDGSQGWYFDSNSRNLTGEWLRNNTDVQHWKLITEMSYRYQEVFKVSINKTMHLFNHTEGIHTWQWMIGCEENGDGTKRGHSKYGYDGEDFLSLDLNTLTWTAPNDKKQEWESTPKATDQKYFLENICIEWLEKYVEYGRATLERKVPPEASLFQKDSSSPVVCHATGFFPKAVMISWQKNGEDLHEDVELRETLPNQDGTFQKRSVLTVSPEELNRHNYTCIIQHSSLEKEMVLQVSGRKVSGGGFIDVIIGAVVTVLIIVIIVVWMKKKKQQSAYQPPAENLQCDRDEEADGE, encoded by the exons ATGAAGTCCCTGctgctcctcatcttcactCTTCATCGTGCCTCAGCAG CCAACCACTCTCTGGACTACCTCTTCATTGGCATCACACCAGGAGCCAGCTTCCCAGAGTTCACTGCTGTTGCTCAGGTGGATGGATCTCAAGGCTGGTATTTTGACAGTAACAGCAGGAACCTAACGGGAGAGTGGCTTAGGAACAATACAGATGTACAGCACTGGAAATTAATAACAGAAATGTCATATCGTTATCAGGAGGTCTTCAAAGTcagtataaataaaacaatgcacCTCTTCAATCACACTGAAG GTATTCACACATGGCAGTGGATGATTGGCTGTGAAGAGAATGGAGATGGAACTAAGAGAGGACACAGCAAATATGGTTATGATGGAGAAGATTTCCTCAGTCTGGATCTGAACACTCTCACCTGGACTGCACCTAATGATAAAAAACAGGAGTGGGAGAGTACACCTAAAGCCACAGACCAGAAGTACTTCCTGGAGAACATCTGTATCGAGTGGTTAGAGAAGTATGTGGAGTATGGCAGAGCCACTCTGGAGAGGAAAG ttccTCCTGAGGCGTCTCTGTTCCAGAAGGACTCTTCTTCTCCAGTGGTGTGTCATGCTACAGGTTTCTTCCCCAAAGCAGTGATGATCTCCTGGCAGAAGAATGGAGAGGATCTGCATGAGGACGTGGAGCTCAGAGAGACGCTACCCAACCAGGATGGAACCTTCCAGAAGAGGAGCGTTCTGACCGTCTCACCTGAGGAGCTGAACAGACACAACTACACCTGCATCATTCAGCACAGCAGCCTGGAGAAGGAGATGGTGCTGCAGGTGTCTGGACGCAAAG TTTCAGGTGGAGGTTTTATTGATGTCATCATTGGTGCAGTAGTGACTGTTCTCATTATTGTCATAATTGTTGTGtggatgaagaagaagaagcagcagtcTG CTTATCAGCCTCCAGCAGAAAACCTCCAGTGT GACAGAGATGAAGAAGCAGATggtgaatga
- the LOC108440715 gene encoding major histocompatibility complex class I-related gene protein-like isoform X2, which yields MKSLLLLIFTLHRASAANHSLDYLFIGITPGASFPEFTAVAQVDGSQGWYFDSNSRNLTGEWLRNNTDVQHWKLITEMSYRYQEVFKVSINKTMHLFNHTEGIHTWQWMIGCEENGDGTKRGHSKYGYDGEDFLSLDLNTLTWTAPNDKKQEWESTPKATDQKYFLENICIEWLEKYVEYGRATLERKVPPEASLFQKDSSSPVVCHATGFFPKAVMISWQKNGEDLHEDVELRETLPNQDGTFQKRSVLTVSPEELNRHNYTCIIQHSSLEKEMVLQVSGRKVSAYQPPAENLQCDRDEEADGE from the exons ATGAAGTCCCTGctgctcctcatcttcactCTTCATCGTGCCTCAGCAG CCAACCACTCTCTGGACTACCTCTTCATTGGCATCACACCAGGAGCCAGCTTCCCAGAGTTCACTGCTGTTGCTCAGGTGGATGGATCTCAAGGCTGGTATTTTGACAGTAACAGCAGGAACCTAACGGGAGAGTGGCTTAGGAACAATACAGATGTACAGCACTGGAAATTAATAACAGAAATGTCATATCGTTATCAGGAGGTCTTCAAAGTcagtataaataaaacaatgcacCTCTTCAATCACACTGAAG GTATTCACACATGGCAGTGGATGATTGGCTGTGAAGAGAATGGAGATGGAACTAAGAGAGGACACAGCAAATATGGTTATGATGGAGAAGATTTCCTCAGTCTGGATCTGAACACTCTCACCTGGACTGCACCTAATGATAAAAAACAGGAGTGGGAGAGTACACCTAAAGCCACAGACCAGAAGTACTTCCTGGAGAACATCTGTATCGAGTGGTTAGAGAAGTATGTGGAGTATGGCAGAGCCACTCTGGAGAGGAAAG ttccTCCTGAGGCGTCTCTGTTCCAGAAGGACTCTTCTTCTCCAGTGGTGTGTCATGCTACAGGTTTCTTCCCCAAAGCAGTGATGATCTCCTGGCAGAAGAATGGAGAGGATCTGCATGAGGACGTGGAGCTCAGAGAGACGCTACCCAACCAGGATGGAACCTTCCAGAAGAGGAGCGTTCTGACCGTCTCACCTGAGGAGCTGAACAGACACAACTACACCTGCATCATTCAGCACAGCAGCCTGGAGAAGGAGATGGTGCTGCAGGTGTCTGGACGCAAAG TTTCAG CTTATCAGCCTCCAGCAGAAAACCTCCAGTGT GACAGAGATGAAGAAGCAGATggtgaatga